One window from the genome of Streptomyces sp. NBC_00597 encodes:
- a CDS encoding type I polyketide synthase, giving the protein MANDEKILDYLKKVTADLHQTRQRLQDVEAQAREPIAIVAMSCRYPGGITTPEELWQLVAEGRDAVAGMPTDRGWDLETLMDPNPDAPGSSYVHQGGFLENAGMFDPGFFGLSPLEAEGTDPQQRLILEVSWEAFERAGIDPETLRGSQVGVYMGSGIQDYGDYEEGVPEAVEAFMATSRASSVISGRVSYTLGLEGPAFTVDTACSSSLVAIHLAAQALRQNECKLALAGGVMIMSTASPFVAFSKQKGLSPDGRCKAFSESADGTGWAEGAAVILLERLSDARRNGHEVLAVIQGSAINQDGASNGLTAPNGPAQQKVIRQALANAEIPGAHVDLVEAHGTGTTLGDPIEAQALLATYGQDHTAQRPLRLGSFKSNIGHAQGAAGVGGVIKTVMAMRNELMPRTLHVAEPSSHVDWTAGHVELLTEALPWPKAEDHARTAGVSAFGLSGTNAHVILQEAPEPESAAADAEPVRQAPAVTSPVLPYVVSARSARALRGQAEKLAAFVRERAGDEDPRGIGHALITRRTAFDHRAVVLGDGKDALLAGLDALADGGKAPHLVRGTASGSPQVAFVFPGQGSQWIGMAVELLDSSPVFADRMRACAEALAPFTDWNLLDVVRGEPGAPTYDEVDVVQPVLWAVMVSLAELWRSFGVEPAAVVGHSQGEIAAATVAGALSLEDGARVVALRSKIIRSGLAGRGGMMSVRLPSAEVRELIARWDGRLQLAVVNSPTSVVVCGHPDDLDALYAHLEAGGIQARKIPVDYASHSVFVEEIRDEVREALSGVTPRSADVAFYSTVVGAPVDTATLDADYWYRNLRQTVLFEETTRALLDDGFTVFVEASPHPGLLVGLAETVSAVGVSAAPVGSLRRGEGGVQRFATSLAEAWAAGAPVDWTLFHGSAPARPADLPTYAFQREHYWAPAPAGTGDVEAAGLDPAGHPLLGAVITAPDSDGFTLTGRLSTATHGWLGDHRVGDQVFFPGTGFVELAVLAGDRAGCTTVEELTLEAPLVLPARGGVAVRVTVEAPDPAGRRGVTVHSRGEDTGLSWTRHAVGTLGRTAAPARPFDTTTWPPADAEPVDLRDFYENVAAEGLDYGPVFRGLTAAWRLGEDVYAEAALPDGTDGTAYGLHPALLDAALHTVALTGVTGDQAALPFAWSGVTLAAEGAAAVRVRVSALGDGEVAVDLADASGQPVASVDSLVLRPLTDDRLAQDRSLTRDALFRIDWQALPAATADASLATWEATRSAAEDAEPADVVLWDAPAGTGADAARTAAHQALAVVREWLADERYAASVLVVRTRGAVAALAGEDVTDQAGATAWGLVRSAQSENPGRIVLADAATDADVLTAYAAGESQIAVRDGVAYAPRLVRATATDADAAPRFAEDGTVLLTGGTGMLGRVFARHLITAHGVRRLLLAGRRGPDAEGAAELAAELTALGAHVEIAACDAADRDALAALLAAVPAEHPLTGVIHLAGVLDDGILGSLTPERIDAVLRPKVDAALNLHELTSDADLAAFVLFSSVAGVFGNPGQANYAAANAFLDGLAAHRQARGLPAQSLAWGFWGEASAMTGSLTEAERSRISQGGVFPISAEEGVALFDAARSAGDATLVPVKLDLGAIRAQGGSAREVFRSLAPVTGRRKAGGKIEAGALQQRLAALPAADREEVLVELVLRQVADVLGFSSTQAIEPERAFKELGFDSLRAVEFRNGLAEATGLRLPATVVFDYPNPLALARHLLTEVSGLPAAAQPAARKTTAATADDDLVAIVGMACRYPGGITSPAGLWQAVADGVDAISDFPADRGWDLARIYDPTGARPDTSYVARGGFLYDAGDFDPDFFGISPNEALIMDPQQRLLLEASWEAFEDAGIDPRTLKGSSTGVYSGMMYHDYAHNASTGGIASGRVSYVLGVEGPSMTVDTACSSSLVSLHLAVQALRSGECTLALAGGVTVMSDPEVFVEFSRQKGMARDGRCKSFAGAADGAAWSEGVGVLVVERLSDARRNGHRVLALVRGSAVNQDGASNGLTAPNGPSQQRVIRTALEGAGLTTADVDVVEAHGTGTTLGDPIEAQAVLATYGQDRDEDKPLWLGSLKSNIGHAQAAAGVGGVIKMVQALRHGLMPKTLHVDEPTPVVDWEAGNVKLLQEPVAWPARAGRPRRAGISSFGLSGTNAHVILEEAPATTAPAGEHRELPLVPVVLSARSPQALAEQAERLRTRVTEDAELSLTDLAHSAATSRTPHDHRAAVVAGNREELLAALAALADGTPAAAGAVQGAVRDGKPAFLFTGQGAQRLGMGRELHADFPVFAAALDEVVAALDAYLDTPLYEVMWGQDEALLNSTAFTQPALFAIETALFRLVESWGVRPSFLAGHSIGEITAAHAAGVLSLEDAARLVAARGRLMQALPTGGAMAAVEATEEEVLPHLTDKVGIAAVNGPRSIVVSGAEDAVEEITAVFTALGRKTTRLRVSHAFHSPLMDPVLAEFHLVAENVTYHQPKIPVVSGVHGEISEDWGTPDYWTRHLREAVRFADTVRFLHGQGVTRFVELGPDAILSALTGTTLDGRDVAVEPVLRKNRPESRTLLTALARLHTTGTRIDWQAFYAGTGARRVDLPTYAFQRRRFWILDGQAGGDATSLGLSTVDHPLLGAVISAPETDGIVLTGRLALSAQPWLADHKVGETVLFPGTGFVELAVQAGDRIGCPAVDELTLEAPLVLPPHGGVAVRVAVGAPDGSGRRPVTFHSRGEDEDLPWVRHAVGTLAEEAAEPARPFDATAWPPAGAEPVDLDGFYADVAEAGLAYGPVFQGMKAAWRSGDDVFAEVALPDGVEPDGYGVHPALLDAALHPVALSGVTGGEAALPFALSGVSLTADGAASLRVRVSARGEGSVAVDLADASGVPVASLASLMLRPLAAEQLAADGRSVVRDALFRIDWPTQQPTATADARPVAAWQSLGDGPVADTVVWDAPAGSDAAAVHTAVGQALDVLREWLAGERFEGSTLVVRTRGAVAVADEHVGDLAGAAVWGLVKTAQSENPGRVVLLDTDTADTADAADTADVALAVASGEPQSAVRAGAVHAPRLVRAAADADTAAAAAAEFAPDGTVLITGGTGMLGRLFARHLITERGVTRLLLTSRRGPAAEGAAELVAELSELGAQVEIAACDASDRDALAALLAAIPAAHPLTGVIHMAGVLDDGVLASLTPERVSAVLRPKVDAALHLHELTAGLDLAAFVLFSSVAGVLGNPGQANYAAANAFLDALASHRRAQGLPAQSLAWGPWAAEEAGGGMAGELAVADSGRMSRIGIETLSAGAGTEVFDAARTHGAPALVTILLNTKAMRNATDLPDLFRSLVPARSRRRAESGSTVDVAAFHRRMAGLSDAARTDELVDLVRAHAAAILGHSGATSIGKGREFKELGFDSLSAVEFRNSLAEATGLRLPATLVFDYPNSLALAEHFAEELRPREGIGGSGDAADPDSDEGRIRRLLQTVPMARLRELGLVDTLLELADGRAEHTESTTVAAEEEAIDDMDAESLINMALDGLGLDDAIQGM; this is encoded by the coding sequence ATGGCAAATGACGAGAAGATCCTCGACTACCTGAAGAAAGTCACGGCCGACCTGCACCAGACCCGGCAGCGGCTCCAGGACGTCGAGGCTCAGGCGCGGGAGCCGATCGCGATCGTGGCCATGAGCTGCCGCTACCCCGGCGGGATCACCACGCCGGAAGAGCTCTGGCAGCTGGTGGCCGAGGGCCGCGACGCCGTGGCGGGCATGCCCACCGACCGTGGCTGGGACCTTGAGACCCTGATGGACCCGAACCCGGACGCCCCCGGTTCGAGCTACGTCCACCAGGGCGGGTTCCTGGAGAACGCCGGCATGTTCGACCCCGGTTTCTTCGGGCTCAGCCCACTGGAGGCGGAGGGCACCGACCCGCAGCAGCGCCTGATCCTCGAAGTGTCATGGGAGGCGTTCGAGCGCGCCGGCATCGACCCGGAGACCCTGCGGGGCAGCCAGGTCGGCGTCTACATGGGCTCGGGCATCCAGGACTACGGCGACTACGAGGAAGGCGTCCCGGAGGCCGTCGAGGCGTTCATGGCGACCTCCCGCGCCTCGTCCGTCATCTCCGGCCGGGTCTCGTACACCCTGGGGCTGGAAGGCCCCGCCTTCACCGTCGACACCGCCTGCTCGTCCTCCCTGGTCGCCATCCACCTCGCCGCGCAGGCGCTGCGCCAGAACGAGTGCAAGCTCGCCCTGGCCGGCGGTGTGATGATCATGTCGACCGCGTCGCCGTTCGTCGCGTTCAGCAAGCAGAAGGGCCTGTCCCCCGACGGCCGCTGCAAGGCGTTCTCCGAATCGGCCGACGGCACCGGCTGGGCCGAGGGCGCCGCCGTCATCCTCCTGGAGCGCCTCTCCGACGCCCGCCGCAACGGCCACGAGGTCCTCGCGGTGATCCAGGGCTCCGCGATCAACCAGGACGGCGCTTCGAACGGGCTGACCGCGCCCAACGGCCCCGCCCAGCAGAAGGTGATCCGCCAGGCCCTGGCCAACGCCGAGATACCCGGCGCCCACGTCGACCTCGTCGAAGCCCACGGCACCGGCACCACCCTCGGCGACCCCATCGAGGCGCAGGCCCTGCTCGCCACCTACGGCCAGGACCACACCGCCCAGCGGCCGCTGCGGCTCGGCTCGTTCAAGTCGAACATCGGCCACGCCCAGGGCGCGGCCGGCGTCGGCGGCGTCATCAAGACCGTCATGGCGATGCGCAACGAACTCATGCCGCGCACCCTGCACGTCGCCGAGCCGTCCAGTCACGTCGACTGGACCGCCGGCCACGTCGAGCTGCTCACCGAGGCGCTGCCCTGGCCCAAGGCCGAGGACCACGCCCGCACCGCCGGTGTCTCCGCGTTCGGCCTCAGCGGCACCAACGCCCACGTCATCCTCCAGGAGGCGCCGGAGCCGGAGTCGGCCGCCGCGGACGCCGAGCCGGTCCGTCAGGCCCCGGCCGTCACCTCCCCGGTCCTGCCGTACGTCGTCTCGGCGCGCAGCGCCCGGGCGTTGCGCGGCCAGGCGGAGAAACTGGCCGCGTTCGTCCGCGAGCGCGCAGGGGACGAGGACCCGCGCGGCATCGGTCACGCCCTGATCACCCGCCGCACCGCCTTCGACCACCGCGCCGTCGTCCTCGGCGACGGCAAGGACGCCCTGCTGGCCGGCCTCGACGCCCTCGCCGACGGCGGCAAGGCCCCCCACCTGGTCCGCGGAACCGCCTCCGGCTCCCCGCAGGTCGCGTTCGTCTTCCCGGGCCAGGGCTCGCAGTGGATCGGCATGGCCGTCGAACTGCTCGACTCCTCGCCCGTGTTCGCCGACCGGATGCGGGCCTGCGCCGAAGCCCTCGCCCCGTTCACCGACTGGAACCTGCTGGACGTCGTACGCGGCGAGCCCGGCGCCCCCACCTACGACGAGGTCGACGTGGTCCAGCCGGTGCTGTGGGCCGTCATGGTCTCGCTGGCCGAGCTGTGGCGCTCCTTCGGCGTCGAACCGGCAGCGGTCGTCGGCCACTCCCAGGGCGAGATCGCGGCGGCCACCGTCGCCGGCGCCCTGTCCCTGGAGGACGGCGCGCGCGTCGTCGCCCTCCGCAGCAAGATCATCCGGTCCGGGCTGGCCGGCCGCGGCGGCATGATGTCCGTACGCCTGCCGTCCGCCGAGGTCCGCGAACTCATCGCCCGCTGGGACGGCCGGCTCCAGCTCGCCGTCGTCAACAGCCCCACCTCGGTCGTCGTCTGCGGCCACCCCGACGACCTCGACGCGCTGTACGCCCACCTTGAGGCGGGCGGGATCCAGGCCCGTAAGATCCCCGTCGACTACGCCTCGCACTCCGTCTTCGTCGAGGAGATCCGCGACGAGGTCCGCGAGGCCCTGTCCGGCGTGACCCCCCGCTCCGCGGACGTCGCCTTCTACTCCACCGTCGTCGGCGCCCCCGTCGACACCGCCACCCTCGACGCCGACTACTGGTACCGCAACCTGCGCCAGACCGTCCTGTTCGAGGAGACCACCCGCGCCCTCCTCGACGACGGCTTCACCGTCTTCGTCGAGGCCAGCCCGCACCCCGGCCTGCTCGTCGGCCTCGCCGAGACCGTGTCCGCCGTCGGCGTCAGCGCCGCACCGGTCGGCTCGCTGCGCCGCGGCGAAGGCGGCGTACAGCGCTTCGCCACCTCCCTCGCCGAGGCCTGGGCGGCCGGCGCGCCCGTCGACTGGACCCTCTTCCACGGCTCCGCCCCCGCCCGCCCCGCCGACCTGCCCACGTACGCCTTCCAGCGCGAGCACTACTGGGCCCCGGCCCCCGCGGGCACCGGCGACGTCGAGGCCGCCGGCCTCGACCCGGCCGGCCACCCGCTGCTCGGCGCCGTCATCACCGCGCCCGACAGCGACGGCTTCACGCTGACCGGTCGTCTCTCCACCGCCACCCACGGCTGGCTCGGCGACCACCGGGTCGGCGACCAGGTCTTCTTCCCCGGCACCGGCTTCGTCGAGCTGGCCGTCCTGGCCGGCGACCGGGCCGGCTGCACCACCGTCGAGGAACTGACCCTGGAGGCCCCGCTGGTGCTGCCCGCGCGCGGCGGCGTCGCCGTTCGGGTCACCGTCGAGGCGCCTGACCCGGCCGGCCGCAGGGGAGTCACCGTCCACTCGCGCGGCGAGGACACGGGCCTGTCCTGGACCCGGCACGCGGTCGGCACCCTCGGCCGCACCGCCGCCCCCGCCCGCCCCTTCGACACCACCACATGGCCGCCCGCCGACGCCGAACCCGTCGACCTTCGGGACTTCTACGAGAACGTCGCCGCGGAAGGCCTGGACTACGGCCCGGTGTTCCGCGGCCTGACCGCGGCCTGGCGCCTCGGCGAGGACGTGTACGCCGAAGCCGCCCTGCCCGACGGCACCGACGGCACCGCGTACGGCCTCCACCCGGCGCTGCTGGACGCGGCCCTGCACACGGTCGCGCTGACCGGCGTCACCGGAGACCAGGCGGCCCTGCCGTTCGCCTGGTCCGGGGTCACCCTCGCCGCCGAGGGCGCCGCCGCCGTCCGCGTACGGGTCAGCGCACTCGGCGACGGCGAGGTCGCCGTCGACCTCGCCGACGCCTCCGGGCAGCCCGTCGCCTCGGTCGACTCGCTCGTCCTGCGGCCGCTCACCGACGACCGGCTGGCCCAGGACCGCTCCCTCACCCGGGACGCCCTGTTCCGCATCGACTGGCAGGCCCTCCCGGCGGCCACCGCCGATGCCTCCCTCGCCACGTGGGAGGCCACCCGGTCCGCCGCCGAGGACGCCGAGCCGGCCGACGTGGTCCTGTGGGACGCCCCCGCCGGCACCGGAGCCGACGCCGCCCGCACCGCCGCGCACCAGGCCCTCGCCGTCGTCCGGGAATGGCTCGCGGACGAGCGGTACGCCGCATCGGTCCTCGTCGTCCGCACCCGCGGCGCGGTCGCCGCCCTGGCCGGCGAGGACGTCACCGATCAGGCCGGCGCCACCGCATGGGGCCTGGTCAGGTCGGCCCAGTCCGAAAACCCCGGCCGCATCGTCCTGGCCGACGCCGCGACCGACGCCGACGTCCTCACCGCGTACGCCGCCGGCGAGTCCCAGATCGCCGTCCGCGACGGCGTGGCGTACGCGCCGCGCCTGGTCCGCGCCACCGCGACCGACGCGGACGCAGCCCCCCGGTTCGCCGAGGACGGCACCGTGCTGCTCACCGGCGGCACCGGCATGCTGGGCCGGGTCTTCGCCCGCCACCTGATCACCGCGCACGGAGTGCGCCGCCTGCTGCTCGCCGGTCGCCGCGGCCCGGACGCCGAAGGCGCCGCCGAACTCGCCGCCGAACTCACCGCACTGGGCGCCCACGTCGAGATCGCGGCGTGCGACGCCGCCGACCGCGACGCGCTCGCCGCCCTCCTGGCCGCCGTCCCGGCCGAGCACCCCCTCACCGGCGTCATCCACCTGGCGGGCGTGCTCGACGACGGCATCCTCGGCTCGCTCACCCCCGAACGCATCGACGCCGTCCTGCGCCCGAAGGTCGACGCGGCCCTCAACCTGCACGAACTCACCTCGGACGCCGACCTGGCCGCTTTCGTCCTCTTCTCCTCCGTCGCCGGCGTGTTCGGCAACCCCGGCCAGGCCAACTACGCTGCCGCCAACGCCTTCCTGGACGGCCTCGCCGCCCACCGGCAGGCCCGGGGCCTGCCCGCCCAGTCCCTCGCCTGGGGCTTCTGGGGCGAGGCCAGCGCCATGACCGGCAGCCTGACCGAAGCCGAACGCTCCCGCATCTCGCAGGGCGGCGTCTTCCCGATCTCCGCCGAGGAGGGCGTCGCGCTCTTCGACGCCGCACGGAGCGCGGGCGACGCCACCCTGGTACCCGTCAAGCTGGACCTCGGCGCGATCCGCGCCCAGGGCGGGAGCGCCCGCGAGGTGTTCCGCTCCCTCGCCCCGGTCACGGGCCGCCGCAAGGCCGGCGGCAAGATCGAGGCCGGCGCCCTCCAGCAGCGGCTGGCCGCACTGCCCGCCGCCGACCGCGAAGAGGTGCTCGTCGAGCTGGTGCTGCGGCAGGTCGCCGACGTACTGGGCTTCAGCTCGACCCAGGCCATCGAGCCGGAGCGGGCGTTCAAGGAGCTCGGCTTCGACTCGCTGCGCGCCGTCGAGTTCCGCAACGGACTCGCCGAGGCCACCGGCCTGCGCCTGCCCGCCACCGTCGTCTTCGACTACCCGAACCCGCTCGCCCTGGCCCGCCACCTGCTCACCGAGGTGTCCGGACTGCCCGCGGCCGCACAGCCCGCGGCCCGCAAGACCACCGCCGCGACGGCCGACGACGACCTCGTCGCCATCGTCGGCATGGCCTGCCGCTACCCCGGCGGCATCACCTCGCCCGCCGGCCTGTGGCAGGCCGTCGCCGACGGCGTCGACGCGATCTCCGACTTCCCGGCCGACCGCGGCTGGGACCTGGCCCGCATCTACGACCCGACCGGCGCCCGTCCCGACACCAGCTACGTCGCCCGGGGCGGATTCCTCTACGACGCGGGCGACTTCGACCCCGACTTCTTCGGCATCAGCCCGAACGAGGCGCTCATCATGGACCCGCAGCAGCGGCTGCTGCTGGAAGCGTCCTGGGAGGCGTTCGAAGACGCCGGCATCGACCCGCGCACCCTCAAGGGCAGCAGCACCGGCGTCTACTCCGGGATGATGTACCACGACTACGCGCACAACGCGAGCACGGGCGGCATCGCCTCGGGCCGGGTGTCCTACGTCCTCGGCGTCGAGGGCCCGTCCATGACGGTCGACACGGCCTGCTCGTCCTCCCTCGTCTCCCTGCACCTGGCCGTCCAGGCACTGCGGTCCGGCGAGTGCACCCTCGCCCTGGCCGGCGGCGTCACCGTGATGTCCGACCCCGAGGTGTTCGTCGAGTTCAGCCGCCAGAAGGGCATGGCCAGGGACGGCCGCTGCAAGTCCTTCGCGGGCGCCGCCGACGGCGCCGCCTGGTCGGAAGGCGTCGGTGTCCTCGTCGTCGAGCGCCTCTCGGACGCCCGCCGCAACGGCCACCGCGTCCTGGCCCTCGTACGGGGTTCCGCCGTCAACCAGGACGGCGCCTCCAACGGGCTCACCGCCCCCAACGGCCCCTCCCAGCAGCGCGTCATCCGCACCGCCCTGGAGGGCGCCGGCCTGACCACCGCCGACGTCGACGTCGTCGAGGCGCACGGCACCGGCACCACCCTCGGCGACCCGATCGAAGCCCAGGCCGTCCTCGCCACCTACGGCCAGGACCGCGACGAGGACAAGCCGCTGTGGCTGGGCTCCCTCAAGTCGAACATCGGCCACGCCCAGGCCGCCGCCGGCGTCGGAGGCGTCATCAAGATGGTGCAGGCCCTGCGCCACGGCCTGATGCCGAAGACCCTGCACGTCGACGAGCCCACCCCGGTCGTCGACTGGGAGGCGGGCAACGTCAAGCTGCTCCAGGAACCGGTCGCCTGGCCCGCCCGCGCCGGCCGCCCGCGCCGCGCCGGCATCTCCTCCTTCGGCCTCAGCGGCACCAACGCCCACGTCATCCTCGAAGAGGCCCCCGCCACCACGGCGCCCGCCGGCGAACACCGCGAACTGCCCCTCGTACCGGTGGTGCTGTCGGCCCGCAGCCCGCAGGCCCTCGCCGAACAGGCGGAACGCCTGCGCACGCGGGTCACCGAGGACGCGGAACTCTCCCTGACCGACCTCGCCCACTCCGCGGCCACCTCCCGCACCCCCCACGACCACCGCGCCGCGGTCGTCGCCGGGAACCGCGAGGAGCTGCTGGCCGCACTCGCCGCGCTGGCCGACGGCACGCCCGCCGCCGCGGGCGCGGTGCAGGGCGCGGTACGGGACGGCAAGCCGGCCTTCCTGTTCACCGGCCAGGGTGCGCAGCGCCTGGGCATGGGCCGGGAACTGCACGCCGACTTCCCGGTCTTCGCCGCCGCCCTCGACGAGGTCGTCGCCGCTCTCGACGCCTACCTCGACACCCCGCTGTACGAGGTGATGTGGGGCCAGGACGAGGCGCTGCTGAACAGCACCGCGTTCACGCAGCCCGCGCTCTTCGCGATCGAGACGGCCCTGTTCCGGCTCGTCGAGTCCTGGGGCGTCCGCCCGTCCTTCCTGGCCGGCCACTCCATCGGCGAGATCACCGCGGCCCATGCCGCCGGGGTGCTCTCCCTGGAGGACGCGGCCCGCCTCGTCGCCGCCCGCGGCCGCCTGATGCAGGCGCTGCCCACCGGTGGTGCGATGGCCGCCGTCGAGGCCACGGAGGAGGAGGTCCTGCCGCACCTGACCGACAAGGTCGGCATCGCCGCGGTCAACGGCCCGCGTTCGATCGTCGTGTCCGGCGCCGAGGACGCGGTCGAGGAGATCACCGCCGTCTTCACCGCACTGGGCCGCAAGACGACCCGGCTGCGCGTCTCGCACGCCTTCCACTCGCCGCTCATGGACCCGGTCCTCGCCGAGTTCCACCTGGTCGCCGAGAACGTGACGTACCACCAGCCGAAGATCCCGGTGGTCTCCGGCGTCCACGGCGAGATCAGCGAGGACTGGGGCACCCCGGACTACTGGACCCGCCACCTGCGCGAGGCCGTCCGCTTCGCCGACACCGTCCGCTTCCTACACGGCCAGGGCGTCACCCGCTTCGTCGAGCTGGGCCCCGACGCCATCCTGTCGGCCCTGACCGGCACCACCCTGGACGGCCGGGACGTCGCCGTCGAGCCGGTCCTGCGCAAGAACCGCCCCGAATCGCGCACCCTGCTCACCGCACTGGCCCGCCTGCACACCACCGGCACGCGCATCGACTGGCAGGCCTTCTACGCCGGCACCGGCGCCCGCCGCGTCGACCTGCCGACGTACGCCTTCCAGCGCCGCCGGTTCTGGATCCTCGACGGCCAGGCGGGCGGCGACGCCACCTCCCTCGGCCTCTCGACGGTCGACCACCCGCTGCTCGGCGCGGTGATCTCCGCACCCGAGACGGACGGGATCGTCCTCACGGGCCGCCTCGCGCTCTCTGCCCAGCCGTGGCTGGCCGACCACAAGGTCGGCGAGACCGTCCTCTTCCCCGGCACCGGCTTCGTGGAGCTCGCCGTCCAGGCGGGCGACCGGATCGGCTGCCCGGCCGTGGACGAACTGACGCTGGAGGCGCCGCTGGTGCTCCCGCCGCACGGCGGAGTCGCGGTGCGGGTCGCGGTCGGCGCCCCCGACGGGTCGGGCAGGCGTCCGGTCACCTTCCACTCGCGCGGCGAGGACGAGGACCTGCCGTGGGTGCGGCACGCGGTCGGCACGCTCGCCGAGGAGGCCGCCGAACCCGCGCGCCCCTTCGACGCGACGGCCTGGCCGCCCGCCGGCGCCGAGCCGGTCGACCTGGACGGGTTCTACGCGGACGTGGCCGAGGCCGGCCTGGCCTACGGCCCCGTCTTCCAGGGCATGAAGGCGGCCTGGCGCTCCGGCGACGACGTCTTCGCCGAGGTCGCACTGCCCGACGGCGTGGAGCCGGACGGGTACGGGGTCCACCCCGCGCTGCTGGACGCGGCGCTGCACCCGGTCGCGCTGTCCGGCGTGACCGGCGGCGAGGCCGCCCTGCCCTTCGCCCTCTCCGGCGTCTCGCTCACCGCGGACGGCGCCGCGAGCCTGCGCGTACGGGTCTCCGCCCGTGGCGAGGGCTCGGTCGCCGTCGACCTCGCGGACGCCTCCGGGGTCCCCGTCGCCTCGCTCGCCTCGCTGATGCTGCGCCCGCTCGCCGCGGAGCAGCTGGCCGCCGACGGCCGCTCCGTGGTCCGGGACGCACTGTTCCGGATCGACTGGCCGACGCAGCAGCCGACGGCCACCGCCGACGCCCGGCCGGTGGCCGCATGGCAGTCGCTCGGCGACGGCCCGGTCGCGGACACCGTCGTCTGGGACGCCCCCGCCGGGTCGGACGCCGCCGCGGTGCACACCGCCGTCGGCCAGGCCCTGGACGTCCTGCGGGAATGGCTGGCCGGTGAGCGCTTCGAAGGATCGACGCTCGTCGTCCGCACCCGCGGCGCGGTCGCCGTCGCCGACGAACACGTGGGCGATCTGGCCGGCGCGGCCGTCTGGGGCCTGGTGAAGACCGCCCAGTCGGAGAACCCGGGCCGCGTCGTCCTCCTCGACACGGACACCGCCGACACCGCCGACGCCGCAGACACGGCGGACGTCGCCCTCGCGGTGGCCTCCGGCGAACCGCAGTCCGCCGTACGGGCCGGCGCCGTCCACGCCCCGCGCCTCGTACGGGCCGCGGCGGACGCCGACACCGCAGCGGCCGCGGCCGCCGAGTTCGCCCCCGATGGCACGGTGCTGATCACCGGCGGCACGGGCATGCTGGGCCGCCTGTTCGCCCGGCACCTGATCACCGAGCGCGGCGTGACCCGCCTGCTGCTGACGAGCCGCCGGGGTCCGGCGGCCGAGGGCGCGGCCGAACTGGTCGCGGAACTCTCGGAACTGGGCGCCCAGGTGGAGATCGCGGCCTGCGACGCCTCCGACCGGGACGCCCTCGCCGCCCTCCTGGCAGCGATCCCGGCCGCCCACCCGCTGACCGGCGTGATTCACATGGCCGGCGTCCTGGACGACGGCGTCCTCGCCTCCCTGACACCGGAGCGCGTGAGCGCGGTCCTGCGCCCCAAGGTCGACGCGGCCCTGCACCTGCACGAGCTGACCGCGGGCCTGGACCTGGCCGCGTTCGTCCTGTTCTCCTCGGTGGCCGGTGTGCTCGGCAACCCGGGCCAAGCCAACTACGCGGCCGCCAACGCCTTCCTGGACGCCCTCGCCTCCCACCGCCGGGCCCAGGGCCTGCCCGCCCAGTCCCTCGCCTGGGGACCGTGGGCGGCCGAGGAGGCCGGCGGCGGCATGGCCGGCGAGCTGGCCGTCGCCGACAGCGGCCGCATGAGCCGCATCGGCATCGAGACACTGTCGGCCGGCGCGGGCACCGAGGTGTTCGACGCGGCCCGCACGCACGGCGCACCCGCCCTCGTGACGATCCTGCTGAACACGAAGGCGATGCGGAACGCCACCGACCTCCCGGACCTGTTCCGGAGCCTGGTGCCCGCCCGCTCGCGCCGCCGCGCGGAGTCCGGCTCCACGGTCGACGTGGCGGCGTTCCACCGGCGGATGGCCGGGCTGTCCGACGCGGCCCGTACCGACGAACTGGTCGACCTCGTACGGGCCCACGCGGCGGCGATCCTCGGCCACTCGGGGGCGACGTCGATCGGCAAGGGCCGCGAGTTCAAGGAACTCGGATTCGATTCGCTGTCCGCCGTCGAATTCCGCAACAGCCTCGCCGAGGCCACCGGACTGCGACTGCCGGCCACGCTCGTCTTCGACTACCCCAACTCCCTCGCGCTCGCCGAACACTTCGCCGAGGAGCTGCGGCCGAGGGAAGGGATCGGGGGGAGCGGCGACGCGGCCGACCCCGACTCCGACGAGGGCAGGATCCGCCGCCTGCTCCAGACCGTCCCCATGGCCCGCCTGCGCGAACTGGGCCTGGTGGACACTCTGCTCGAACTCGCCGACGGGCGAGCGGAACACACGGAGTCCACGACGGTCGCCGCGGAGGAAGAAGCGATCGACGACATGGACGCCGAGAGTCTGATCAACATGGCGCTCGACGGTCTCGGGCTGGACGACGCGATACAGGGAATGTGA